The genomic interval TCGCTGGGAGAACTGGCAGCGTCTGGCCCAGCCCGCCATGGCCTACGCTCGTCCCGGAGCATCCTTCATCAACAGGAGGTGCTCGCACAACGTCACCTTCTCCGAGTTCGTCCGCTTCTTTATCCACGGTGAGATGGACCGCGACGCTCGGGTGAAGCGAGACGAACATTTCGTGCCCATCTCTCACCAATGCAACTTCTGCGGCGTCGAGTACGACTTCATTGGGCGGCAGGAGAGATTCGCTGAGGACACCTTGGGAATTCTTCGGCAGCTGAACCGTTCGGACATCTTGACTTTCTCTGCCTTGGACGAGCACTACGAGGTGTACTTCATGGACGCGCTGATCAAGTACACCTTTGAGCACGAGCTGAAGAAGATCAGCGCCACGTTCCGCTGCATGTCCGCCGAGGAGATCCTCAGACGCTTGTGGAAGGCCGTTCAGATCCGCGGCACGCTAAGCGCGGAGGAGTTCTTTCCCTTGGCTCGCAGCGACATCAAGGGAATGACCTTAGAAGGGTTTTTGCTGATGGCTCACCTCGCCTACAATCGTTCTGCTAGCGACAAGGACAGACAACACAACACGGCGCAAGCCCTGTTTGAGGCCTACAGTACTGTCCCTTTACACGATCGGCAGCTGCTGAGGCAGATTTTTGATGAGGATTTTAAGTTTTTCGGCTACGAGCCCAACCACCCCTTGGTGTTCCCGCCCGAGGATGAGTTCGACTTGCCGTACTATAGATATTTTGATATTTATGATTCCTTCTTGTACACTAGTATTGTGTGATTCTGTCAGGTCCATTTCGCTTGCCATACTATCCTTCCATTCAAATGTATGGTTATGTCCTTTACATTAATATTGTGTGATTATGTCTGGCCCATTTCGCTTGCCATACTATCCTTCCATTCAAATGTATGGTTATGTCCTTTACATTAATATTGTGTGATTCTGTCTGGCCCATTTCGCTTGCCATACTATCCTTCCATTCAAATGTATGGTTATATCCTTTACATTAATATTGTGTGATTCTGTCTGGCCCATTTCGCTTGCCATACTATCCTTCCATTCAAATGTATGGTTATGCCCTTTACATTATTATTGTGTAATTCTGTCTGGCCCATTTCGCTTGCCATACTATCCTTCCATTCAAATGTATGGTTATGTCCTTTACATTAATATTGTGTGATTCTGTCTGGCCCATTTCGCTTCCCATACTATCCTTCCATTCAAATGTATGTTTATGTCCTTTAGATTAATATTGTGTGATTCTGTCTGGCCCATTTCGCTTGCCATACTATCCTTCCATTCAAATGTATGGTTATGTCCTTTACATTAATATTGTGTGATTATGTCTGGCCCATTTTGCTTGCCATACTATCCCTATATGCAAATGTATGGTATTACATTCCATGAATATTGTGTGATTCTGTCTGGCCTATTCTCCTTGCCATACTGCTGATGTTTTGACGTCTATCCTTTTCTGTGCGCTTATGTATGGTATAGCTCTGCTTTAAAATAGTTGAACTTGTGCTATACTATGGATATTTTGATATGTATGATTCGTTCCAGTACACCGGTGATGTGTaattctatgtgtgtgtgtgtgtgtgtgtgtgtgtgtgtgtgtgtgtgtgtgtgtgtgtgtgtgtgtgtgtgtgtgcgtgcatgcgtgtgtgtgtctgtctgtctgtctgtctgtccccgtGCGTGCGTAGTTGTATACGCGCATGTGACGTTATTCTTTATTCGAACAAGACTTTTGCTCAAAAGTTCGGCAATTGATGATACAGTGTATGAAGTATTTAGGCATCCCTCCTCCTcacccttccacccccccccctcccccccctccctttctcttcccCTCGCCTCACCGTACTTCCCCCATCTGTTGCCAAACAATCCCAAGACGCTTATAAGCTTTCTATATAACTTTTAGCGTAGCAAAGAATGTATTTGGTTTTGGTTCTTTTACTCTTTGGTCGGGATCAGAAAGCGCCGTGAACTTTCTTTATAACTTTTAGCGTAGCAAAACAAATATTTGGTTTTGGATCTTACTCTTTACTCGGGATCAGATGCGAAATGGGAAACGAGAGAACCAGAAgaagagagggggtggggtggggggggggtgtagccAGCTATCACACAAgctagacagacggacagacagacagacagacggacagagctATTTGGGTACGATGACAGTTGATCATGTACACAATACATGCAAACGACACGAAGAATTGAAGCAATATGttcaaaaataaattgaaaCATTCAAAAGGCAAATTCAATTGTACAGTgacgtgtatttgtgtgtatgtgcgtgcgcgcaagtgcgtgtgtgtgtgtttgtttgtttgtgcgggtgtgtttttgtttgtgcgtgtgtgtatgtgtgtgtgtgtgtttgtgtgagtgtgtgtgggagtgtgtgtgggagttagtgtgtgtgtgaatgtgtgtgtgaatgtatgtgtgagtgtgtgtgtgaatgactgtatgtgtgtgtgtgtgtgtgtgggagccacggtgagtgtgtgtgtgtgtgtgtgtgtgaatgcatgtgtgtgtgaatgtgagtgtgtgtgtgaatgcatgtgtgtgagtgtgtgtgtgaatgaatgtatgtgtgtgtgtgtgaatgtatgtgtgtgtgtgtgtgtgtgtgtgtgtgtgtgaatgaatgtatgtgtgtgtgtgtgtgtgtgtgtgcttggatACGTGCGTGTGTACAAATGTATTTCTGACAgtctgtgtctgagtgtgtccGCGCTAAGTCTCCTACGCCTgcttgtatgtctgtatgtataccCGTTTTGCTTGTGGTCCGTTTCCGTAAACATCCTCGTCCGGGTGTGCCCGTGAGTGTGTTGTACGTACATGTGTTTGTTATCGCAGTCTCCATTCAGTTCCTCGAGCGTTGTGTGTACATGAAATATAAATCAAGATGTTATCACCTGGGGTAAATTTAAAGGGAAACCCCTTAAAGCCCCGGCACTGTGCAACACGTCCACATAATCGGAATGAGTCATCGACAAGCGATAAGAACAAACTCGCGCAATAACGCCCAACGAAAATGCAAGTTTGAGAAGAGGAAGATGGAAAAGTCACGGACACAGACAAAGAACATGTAGCCACATTGTTACAGTTTTATTATGTGACATTGTATTTGGTGTTGAAAACATCTGTCAGAATACAACAGTGcgatttttattccaaaaagcGTGCATAGTGTAGAcgtaacattaaaaaaaatgacatgaatagaaaagaaaagaaaaacaaacgcACGAACAAACGTTTTTGTTTCAGGCAAAATACCCACacttaaaaaaacactacaaaattGCCAATGCTTATTTGAGAATGGCCACACAGTCTTGCGGTTTGGGCCGGATAggtaaaatattacgatttttagcaaaacaaagtaaacaaaaccccccgcgggtcagggggaagaatttacccgatgctccccagcatgtcgtaagaggcgactaacggattctgtttctccttttacccttgttaagtgtttcttgtatagaatatagtcaatgtttgtaaagattttagtcaagcagtatgtaagaaatgttaagtcctttgtactggaaacttgcattctcccagtaaggtcatatattgtactacgttgcaagcccctggagcaattttttgattagtgcttttgtgaacaagaaacaattaacaagtggctctatcccatccccccccccctttccccgtcgcgatataaccttgaatggttaaaaacgacgttaaacaccaaataaagaaaagaacgacgttaaacaccaaataaagaaaagaacgacgttaaacaccaaataaagaaaaagaaagaaagaaaacaaatctactgtttctgattttttttttgtatgtcgTTTCTGTTGGGTGAACTTGtatttgtcttttgtgtttgaTGTCAATTTCAGCTCGTGACGAGGCGTGGAGGACGCAGTTGGTATAGAGctgcgggggggagggggggtggggatgTAGCCGTGTGGAGAATTCACGGCAATATTGTTCCTACTGTGTTGTTCCTCTATTTCATTCCCTTCCCCAATAATTCCCCTTGAAGCAATCATGCGTGTACGAGGAGAGAAAtgcaagttttacgccctcacggcaaagccattaggggcatgttcccgggttttaacccgactttagatgagatacacaagtgtgtgcgtgtttaggtggtgtcagccatctgcacttatggcagactgaccgaggtcttttacgtgccactgtggtgacatgggggtgggagatggataccgtctcttggtctgcacataaagttgacccgtgtccgtcccggcccggattcaaaccagcgacctttcgatcacaaatccagtgctctaccacctgagctaccggCGGGCCCCCATGCGTAGTGTACGTCTTTGTGGTGTCGCCCTTGTATGTAGGGTGCTGCGTCGTGGTTGGTTGAGTTTGTACAAGCTATTGCTAATTGGTTGATCCTTAAAAGATGCGTGCGCATTCATTCTCGACCGGGTAGATTTTGGACATGGTTTTCATCTCGACCGTACCTTCAACTATCAACACCGTGTTTACTTCTCTACGGCTTTGGAGACCGGGTCAGTTTTtggagagagaacaaaaaaggGAGAACCGCTTCATGTGCTGTGCGCTATCTgtgaccatagaccatttatcctggaccgccaactagctctctcttcactctttctctctattacgaggtagcggcccctcgcatttaggaacgaagagaggtacagaaaagcgtgctatccttctcagcgcaactactaccccgctcttcttggcctttcagaaatcagggggatatcatatccggtgtcgattgtaaacgtggacgaagttgccgaggtaagttctgaaaatgctaaaataaactcagctaaagtgcatatggaacatgtttttcgatgagttttgttcagtttagtttggagttttggaaaatccagttcattgtcacctcccattgtcacaaataactggagcgtgctttcttttcactgtctttcaaaccggacgctaagcgcccctgtgaaagtcgagcgtcgtaacctcgaagggtcacgtgacgagttggcggtccaggctatttggtctatgctgTGACTTTGCTTTGTGCTTACGCTTGTGATTGCGACACTGGCCTGAGCACACGTGTGCCTTTGTGTGGCCTGCTAACAGTGGCTCAGTGACGGTCAAAACGGTGGTAGTGGCGGTTTGACCCTTCAGTGGTGGTGTTTACAGTCTTCAGGACGCAATCTTTGTTCCACGTGGCTGCCATTTGCAGTCAGGCGTGTTTGCTTGGTGCCGTCGTTTGGGTCGGTGGTATTAGGTTGTAGGTAGTTTTGGCAGTAAAAATCGTCctcctttatttttgttttccaaattTGTTAGGAAATGTAGACGGGAATTTCTCgaaatttttctttttcttttcgtctttttttatttttattttttttccattaattttttagtcaagttttgactaaatgttttaacgttgaccgggaatcgagatgagggtctggtggtatgtgtgtatgtttgtttgtatgtatgtatgtatgcatgtatgtatgtatgtatgtatgtatgtatgtatgtatgtatgtatgtatgtatgtatgtatcatgtatgtatgtatgtatgtatgtatgcatgtatacatgtacgaGGGCTGTTCCATTATTATTTAGAATCCAGGCTCCTGGTAATATGGCGTTAGATAcaaaatcatgccgtcaaagAATAGACTATTGTGAGGCTTGACACAAAAAAATGAATTTCCAGAGTTATGTCGTTTTCATATGGTCGACTCGGGAAGGTACTCACCGCGCAATGTATGAGATTGCGTCATGAAGCTCAAATTCACGATTTCAGAGCCATAACTTACAATAACTACAAAATAAGGATTAAAAGAGGTCGATTTGCATGAAAGTGTGATGCAATGTTTTAGGATGAACGCTCTTTGAAGAACCATAGTGTAAAACTGGTACAGCAATTTCAAACCGGGTAGACGGAGCTTCGAAAATGATACCCACCCTGGTCTACTCATTTCATCCGTTATCCTCGAAAACATTAGCGCTGTTGAACAGATAATAAGAGAAGATCACTTAATTATAATCATGCAGATGCAATATGCCCTTGGCATTAAAAGCTCTGCATTTGAAAAGATCTTACACAAATATTTAATGGCCCCAAAGTGATTTGCCGGTTGGGTACCACGTGAACCCAGTGACGGGAAAAAGAGGGGGAGGGCAGAGTGTTGCCTGAAAATACTTGAACAAATCAGCAATGGCTTGTCCAAATCAACATGGAATATCGCCAGTGGTGACGAAACCTGAGTTAATTAGTTCCACTCTGAAACCAAACAACTGTCGTCTGTTCGGGTGTTTAACCAGGTGACTCAACCCCTGCCAAAGTTCAAATAACAAGAAGCCCTAAACATTGTTTGCATCTTTCGTCGCTATATCAAgacatttaaacactgtgaCTCTTGAGGGCAGGCATACAGTCACGTCTGACTGCTGTTTCCACCATTAATGGTCGAAAAGATTCGAGGCTTGGCACAAACACCGTCCAAACACGGGTATTCGAGGGCTTATGCTGTAACATGACAACGCACCTGTGTATACTGCCTTTGCGACAACATATTTCTTGGCATAAAAGGGAGCACTGCTGCTGGTTGCATTCACCCTATTTTCTTGACATCTCCTCAAGCTAGTTCAGTCTGTTCTCGGATTTCAAGAAATAGCCGCGGAAACACGGTTAGAGACCCCTAAAGACTCTATCCGAGCCTTCACGAGGACCATACCCGGTATAGCTGATGTCACGTGTTCACAGGCCAGAATGAGAACGTTTGAGAGGATGGCCGGCCAGTTAATTGGGTGTCGGCTGGGGAAGGATTGGTCTTGAAAATGGCCTGGTTaggttgttggtatgtgtttccgtttctgagattctaaataattatggaacagcctacgtatgtatatgtttgtatgtatacatgtatgtatgtgtgtgtgtgtagagcgattcagagaaaagtactcgaccgatcttcataaaacttcacatgagagttcctgggacagtttttttcagtttttttataaatgtctttgatgacgtcatatccgggtttttgtaaaaaattgaggcggcactgtcacgctctcattgtctaaccaattttgttgacattttggtcaagtcatTGTCGACAAagaccggactttggtattgcatttcagcttggaggcttaaaaattagttaatgagtttgctcattaaattaaagttgtcatgaaaattacattttcgcacacagattcaaaattgattgcGTCGCATGCCTCATTAAATTCtgaatctgaaaatgtatacataatatattatgtttactctaaaaatgtgatcacaattaacgatcAAATGTTAAATAggtccaaaaatgatttcatctcattctctatcatttcctgatttgaAAAACGTATATGGATATGTTATGTCTGTATTATAAACAAGCTGTATCGTCTTGGTGGTAaagtcgcgatataaccttcgtggttgaaaacgacgttaaacaccaaataaagaaataaagtcttggtgataaaatgcagtgcgttcagtttcattccgtgagttcaacagcttgactaaatatagtaattttgccttccgcgacttgttttcttttctttgttttttttgtaggGTTTTGTTAGTATGTAGCATAGTGATATGTTGCTAGTCTTCCCTggtccaccaccccccccccttctctccgtCACCTCATTGTGCTGTAAATAATCATCACTTAATTTATTATTGGTCCGCAAAGAGATATTTCTCGCTCTCCATAACTTCATTCTTTGTTTGTGGAGTATAGTCTTGTACGGCATTGCGTTGGCTCGCCTCTGTACTGTatttgtctttgtgttgtcttctgttagtgactgactattagggtttaacgtcctcttagaccaactggtctatattgggaccggtattggtaatacgctgaagatatgatactttgattcgaacaagcccgctgtggctgtcttcttcgacacaccagcattgggtttgtctcgtcaaagtatcgaaatacgatcatgataaccagagacgagagatgatgcatgcgtgtcttcgtgttttccaagccctgagactttcgctgtgaacgtgggatttttttcgtgcgcatgtgtgcacacgagggtgttcggacaccgaagagagtctgcacaaagttgactccgagaaataaatctctcgccgaacgtggggatcgaacccacgctgatagcgaccaactggctacaaagccagcgcgctaccaatgcaactgagctacgtccccgcccgtcTTCTGTGAGTGTCCAGAATGAACGATGAGTTGGCTCGAGGACGGTCCGGCCTTTAGCATTAGTTTCCTGGCAGAACTCCTGCGTAACACCAAAGAGCTTGGCAAAGAGGAGTGGAGTTTCCACCCAACCTCGTCTCACGTATGCTTCCTGGCCTGGCCCCTTTCCACTCTACCTTATCAAGCTTGTAACAGTCTGTGCTTACATGtctattctgattttttttttaataattcacaagGGAAGGACTCTGTTTTCTTTAAAACGCTCCTTTAACATTTATTTTAAACATATCAAAATGATTTGTGCAGGTGACATATTTCACGCGATGTTGGCACCTATTTTGAGGAGACTACGATGGCGCCGAATGTCGCTGTGGTTGCTGGCTATGGCGATCGTTGGATGTCTGGGGTTTCTCATCTTCACCAATCAAGTCCCTGTCTTAGGTAAGTGGTTTGCACGTGCGATTGATGTATTGttagtagtggtggtggtggtggtggtggtggtaggggtggtggtggtggtgtcgctgttgtagttgttggttttgttgttgttgttgttaaggatggtgataatgatgataaggatgattatgatgatgacgatgatgttgttgttgttgttaaggaTGGTGATAAcgatgatgaggatgattatgatgacgttgttgttgttgttgttgttgttgttgttactgctgctgctgttgatgctgctactgatgatgatgatgatttttttcTTGTGACCGTGCTAGGCAAAGAATATCTTCAAAGAACTTAAGCatatttatttttctctctctctttctctctctctctctctctttctctctctctctctctctctctctctctctctctctctctctctctctctctctctctctctctctctctcctcccataCCCAACCCAATACTTTAAcctgcccctccccccttcctgtCAGTAACCTACCACCTTTCCTTCTCCACACCAGACGAAGATCCTCTGTCGCTCAAAACCAAACTGAAGGAAGCAGCCAAAGCCTTTTCATGGGGCTCAGACGACGATCACCAACCCCCATCactacaaccaccaccacaatcACCACAGCCACGACAACCCACCTCCCTCCAAGCCTTCCAGAATCGGAGCCAGAGAGTGAGGGACGCCTGCTCTGCCAAATCTGGTAGCGCCGCTCAGGGGCAGCCGCCTTTCCCGTACCATAGTCTGTATGTAAGGTCCATGTCTTTCTGCGCACTGCCCAAGACAGGCACGACCTTCTGGAAATGGATCCTGTATTACGTGGATAAGAACATGACGGGGCCGCTGCTGTCGCACGATTATGGTGACATACACAAGCTCACCAGATACATGGAGAAAGCTGACAGGTGAGGGATTGGGGaggtgcttttgttgttgttgttgttgttgttgttgttgttgttgttgttgttgtagaatGTTCCGGCATTACgttcatgaaaaaaaagaacatgACGGGGCCGCTGCTGTCGCACGATTATGGTGACATACACAAGCTCACCAGATACATGGAGAAAGCTAACAGGTAAGGGATTGGGGaggtgcttttgttgttgttgtt from Littorina saxatilis isolate snail1 linkage group LG7, US_GU_Lsax_2.0, whole genome shotgun sequence carries:
- the LOC138971055 gene encoding carbohydrate sulfotransferase 13-like, with translation MLAPVLRRLRWRRMSLWLLAMAIVGCLGFLTFTNQVPVLGEDPLSLKTKLKDAAKVFPWGSDDDHQPPPLQPPPQSPQPRQPTSLQAFQNRSQRVRDACSAKSGSAAQGQPPFPYHSLYVRSMSFCALPKTGTTFWKWILYYVDKNMTGPLLSHDYGDIHKLTRYMEKADRLPPSDGFKNIVFVREPYARLFSAYVDKLFTPRWENWQRLAQPAMAYARPGASFINRRCSHNVTFSEFVRFFIHGEMDRDARVKRDEHFVPISHQCNFCGVEYDFIGRQERFAEDTLGILRQLNRSDILTFSALDEHYEVYFMDALIKYTFEHELKKISATFRCMSAEEILRRLWKAVQIRGTLSAEEFFPLARSDIKGMTLEGFLLMAHLAYNRSASDKDRQHNTAQALFEAYSTVPLHDRQLLRQIFDEDFKFFGYEPNHPLVFPPEDEFDLPYYRYFDIYDSFLYTSIV